In SAR324 cluster bacterium, the following are encoded in one genomic region:
- a CDS encoding Hsp70 family protein, translated as MKTQETSSRHFIGIDLGTTNCALASLPQNETAEKPEPFQISQIIDQGMQAPRKTLPSFEYIPTEAEAENHVYQLAWDATPELIAGEWARKQGEKLPGRLISSAKSWLSTSSGKLKNLPLTAPADVPKYSAVEASSCLLTHLKQEWNLAHPQEPLEQEELILTVPASFDAVARDLTLEAAKMAGLPQVVLLEEPVAAFYAWISHTPDWRKEVSVGDVVLVCDIGGGTTDFSLIAVEEVKGELQLTRIAVGNHILLGGDNMDLALARTIQLKFEKEGKTINQSQWLSLAHSCRHAKEKLLGDASLAEVPVVLPGRGSQLMGGTLQTRLTRKEMMEVLLEGFFAPCSASDIPQEPRKTGLRTVGLNYASDPAILKHLAHFLRESLRQIAPDHSLNSKLEGKSFVHPSVILFNGGVTHATAFCERIQNVLNQWLKEEGSPEIKVLKATDPDLAVALGAAYYGQARSGKGVRVRSATTFAYYLGVESSLPAIPGMPPVLNGLCVAPAGMEEGTALDIPGIEFGLVVGEMVEFPFYISRTRPEDQAGSLIEDARSSLEELAIIETTLSREETAQASGTVIPVTLRVVLTELGSLEIWCDAVDHNGNWKLEFHLRKEGE; from the coding sequence ATGAAAACTCAAGAAACATCATCCAGACATTTTATTGGCATTGACCTAGGAACCACCAACTGCGCCTTGGCCAGTCTGCCTCAAAATGAGACAGCGGAAAAACCTGAACCCTTTCAGATTTCCCAGATTATTGATCAGGGAATGCAGGCTCCCCGCAAGACCTTGCCCTCCTTCGAATATATTCCCACAGAAGCCGAAGCAGAAAATCATGTGTATCAGCTCGCATGGGACGCAACTCCTGAACTGATTGCCGGAGAATGGGCTCGCAAACAGGGCGAAAAACTTCCAGGAAGGCTGATCAGTTCCGCAAAATCATGGCTCTCCACCTCCAGCGGAAAACTCAAAAACCTGCCGTTGACCGCACCGGCCGATGTTCCGAAATATTCAGCGGTTGAAGCATCTTCCTGTCTGCTGACCCATCTCAAACAAGAGTGGAATCTGGCGCATCCCCAAGAACCTCTGGAGCAGGAAGAACTCATCCTCACTGTGCCGGCATCGTTCGATGCTGTTGCGCGAGATTTGACGCTGGAAGCCGCAAAAATGGCAGGACTGCCTCAGGTGGTTTTGCTGGAAGAACCTGTTGCCGCCTTTTATGCCTGGATCTCCCATACTCCGGATTGGCGCAAAGAAGTGAGTGTTGGTGATGTGGTGCTGGTCTGTGATATCGGTGGAGGAACCACCGATTTCAGTTTGATCGCGGTTGAAGAAGTCAAGGGCGAATTGCAGTTAACCAGAATCGCGGTTGGAAACCATATTTTGCTGGGCGGCGATAACATGGATCTGGCGCTGGCAAGAACCATTCAATTAAAATTTGAAAAAGAAGGAAAAACCATCAATCAATCTCAATGGCTGTCGCTGGCGCACAGTTGCCGACATGCCAAAGAAAAATTATTGGGAGACGCCTCCCTTGCCGAGGTTCCGGTTGTTTTGCCGGGACGCGGTAGTCAGCTCATGGGCGGTACACTTCAGACAAGACTCACCCGTAAAGAAATGATGGAAGTCCTGCTGGAAGGTTTCTTTGCGCCATGCTCGGCCAGTGATATTCCTCAAGAACCAAGAAAAACAGGGTTGCGTACCGTAGGACTCAATTATGCGTCGGACCCTGCCATTTTGAAACATCTGGCTCATTTTCTCAGGGAAAGTCTGAGGCAGATCGCACCGGATCATAGTCTGAACAGCAAACTGGAGGGCAAATCCTTTGTCCATCCCAGTGTGATTTTGTTCAATGGGGGTGTGACACATGCCACAGCTTTTTGTGAGCGAATCCAGAATGTGCTGAATCAATGGCTGAAAGAAGAAGGAAGTCCTGAAATAAAAGTATTGAAGGCGACAGATCCTGATCTGGCTGTTGCGCTGGGCGCCGCATACTATGGACAGGCACGTTCCGGCAAAGGGGTGAGAGTCCGTAGCGCCACCACCTTCGCCTATTATCTGGGGGTGGAATCATCACTTCCTGCCATTCCCGGAATGCCGCCCGTGTTGAATGGTTTGTGTGTGGCTCCAGCCGGTATGGAAGAAGGAACAGCTCTGGATATTCCCGGTATTGAGTTTGGTCTGGTGGTTGGCGAAATGGTCGAATTTCCCTTTTATATTTCAAGAACTCGCCCTGAAGATCAGGCTGGCAGTCTGATTGAAGACGCACGCAGTTCGCTTGAAGAACTGGCCATCATCGAAACAACGCTATCTCGTGAGGAAACCGCTCAGGCTTCTGGAACGGTCATACCCGTCACACTCAGAGTGGTTTTAACCGAACTTGGTTCCCTGGAAATCTGGTGTGACGCGGTGGACCACAACGGAAACTGGAAATTGGAATTTCATCTCAGAAAAGAGGGGGAATAA
- a CDS encoding HAMP domain-containing histidine kinase has translation MQKKILRLSGASVILFLIVYGIALQWFPHEELQESLLLQDITELNALAVRIGDLLESPEDVKTREIQQIIESEEFGEMRILYLDWNVKFTSAGADTQPVENKQIYQVVDDHIILRLPVGRNKIRGLLEVKREIFSPSAAYANWLPPFIFSLGITALAIAGVLWIKARKMTRPIDQLCQAFTRYRREQESSDLTLPRSLPYQTGLERRVSVLHDLWGKFQTVQEQLAGKVDELEESKQTLEQTIRDLELAKEQEKRLVELGYALAEFGHDIGNANGSVVTYVGLILQILDKEHVTMLDIARSLMYVRRIKISAMTVTGLTTDILEFAKGKTDLRRSTTQLEPFISHLEINTGFVADLPIHFSTPNPNLSFYGDVNKLTRVVINLIKNSWEKLGEQEDGEITVLFDVFEENGLMIQIRDNGTPIPEHVLPHLFKSFKTEGKESGTGLGLAICKKIIDAHDGRILAENLSANRGVQFTIYLPRCLVKPEIVRVGNAVQIMAG, from the coding sequence ATGCAAAAAAAAATTCTACGTCTTTCAGGAGCATCCGTTATTCTGTTTCTGATTGTTTATGGAATTGCGCTTCAATGGTTTCCGCATGAAGAACTTCAGGAAAGCCTTCTGTTGCAAGACATCACAGAACTGAATGCACTGGCGGTAAGAATTGGGGACCTTCTCGAATCACCTGAAGATGTAAAAACCCGCGAGATCCAGCAAATCATTGAATCAGAAGAATTTGGTGAGATGCGAATTCTTTATCTGGACTGGAATGTCAAATTCACCAGTGCCGGAGCCGATACGCAACCTGTAGAAAATAAACAGATTTACCAGGTCGTGGATGACCATATCATCCTCCGGTTGCCGGTCGGTCGCAACAAGATACGTGGATTGCTCGAAGTTAAACGTGAAATATTCAGTCCCTCCGCGGCCTATGCCAACTGGCTTCCGCCCTTTATTTTTAGTCTGGGAATCACGGCCCTTGCCATTGCCGGTGTGTTGTGGATCAAAGCCCGTAAAATGACCCGTCCCATTGATCAATTGTGTCAGGCTTTCACCCGCTATCGACGTGAGCAGGAATCGTCAGATCTGACACTGCCCCGGTCGCTTCCCTATCAGACTGGCCTGGAACGTCGGGTATCGGTGCTTCATGATCTCTGGGGCAAGTTTCAGACTGTTCAGGAACAACTGGCCGGCAAGGTTGATGAACTCGAGGAATCCAAACAAACGCTTGAACAAACAATACGCGATCTGGAACTGGCGAAAGAACAGGAAAAACGATTGGTGGAACTGGGTTACGCACTGGCGGAATTCGGCCATGACATTGGCAACGCAAATGGTTCTGTGGTGACCTATGTGGGCTTGATTCTGCAAATACTGGACAAGGAACATGTCACCATGCTGGATATCGCACGATCGCTGATGTATGTGCGCCGTATCAAAATTTCAGCCATGACCGTGACCGGATTGACCACTGATATTCTTGAATTTGCCAAGGGCAAAACGGATCTGAGACGCAGCACAACACAACTGGAACCGTTTATTTCTCATCTGGAAATCAATACAGGGTTTGTCGCGGATTTACCCATCCATTTTTCCACGCCCAATCCGAATCTCAGTTTTTATGGCGATGTGAACAAACTCACTCGGGTGGTGATCAATCTGATCAAAAATTCATGGGAAAAACTGGGAGAACAGGAAGATGGCGAAATCACTGTGTTATTTGATGTGTTTGAAGAGAATGGATTGATGATTCAGATCAGGGATAATGGTACCCCGATTCCGGAGCATGTGCTGCCCCATTTGTTCAAGTCCTTCAAAACCGAGGGAAAGGAGAGTGGAACAGGGCTTGGACTGGCTATCTGCAAAAAAATCATCGACGCCCATGACGGACGGATCCTCGCAGAAAATCTATCGGCCAATCGGGGAGTTCAATTCACCATTTACCTGCCCCGATGCCTTGTAAAACCTGAAATTGTCAGAGTTGGCAATGCCGTTCAAATCATGGCTGGTTGA
- the fbaA gene encoding class II fructose-bisphosphate aldolase encodes MPVADYKTYCTMLDNAKKNKFAYPAINVSSMITANAALKAFADQKSDGIIQVSTGGGEFASGLNNKDAVLGAIALAQHVHLVAERYNVNIALHTDHCPPKKVDKFLRPLIEETAKRRAKGLPNLFNSHMFDGAELPLAENMKVAKDLLVACAKNEIILEVEAGVVGGEEDGVDNSGTSKDKLYTSPEDMVQVYADLNSLGRFMFAATFGNVHGVYKPGNVKLTPTILRDGQKALTDKYGSNASFDLVFHGGSGSLLSEIHETLQYGVIKMNIDTDTQYAFTRPIVEHMFKNYDGVLKIDGEVGDKKAYDPRGYLKKAEEGMAARIKQACDDLKSTGTTLFGK; translated from the coding sequence ATGCCTGTAGCAGATTATAAAACCTATTGCACAATGTTGGATAACGCCAAGAAAAACAAATTTGCCTATCCCGCAATCAACGTCAGTTCCATGATCACGGCCAATGCGGCACTGAAAGCGTTTGCGGATCAGAAAAGTGATGGAATCATTCAGGTTTCTACCGGTGGTGGCGAATTTGCTTCCGGTTTGAACAACAAGGACGCAGTGCTTGGTGCCATCGCGCTTGCTCAGCATGTCCATTTGGTCGCGGAACGCTACAATGTCAACATTGCTCTGCACACAGACCATTGTCCCCCCAAAAAAGTTGATAAGTTTTTGCGTCCGTTGATTGAGGAAACCGCAAAACGCCGTGCCAAGGGCTTGCCCAATCTGTTCAATTCCCACATGTTTGACGGTGCGGAACTGCCTCTGGCTGAAAACATGAAAGTGGCAAAGGATCTGTTGGTGGCATGTGCCAAAAATGAAATCATTCTCGAAGTAGAAGCCGGAGTTGTTGGTGGAGAAGAAGACGGCGTGGATAATTCCGGAACTTCCAAGGACAAACTCTATACCAGCCCTGAAGACATGGTTCAGGTCTATGCGGATCTCAACAGTCTGGGACGCTTCATGTTTGCCGCGACATTTGGAAATGTGCATGGTGTTTATAAACCCGGAAATGTGAAACTCACACCCACCATTCTCCGCGATGGACAAAAGGCTCTGACCGATAAATATGGAAGCAATGCTTCGTTTGATCTGGTATTTCATGGCGGAAGCGGATCTCTGCTGTCTGAAATCCATGAAACCCTGCAATATGGTGTGATCAAAATGAATATCGACACCGATACCCAGTATGCGTTCACACGACCGATCGTGGAACACATGTTTAAAAATTATGACGGTGTGCTGAAAATTGACGGAGAAGTGGGTGACAAAAAAGCCTATGACCCACGTGGTTATCTCAAAAAAGCGGAGGAAGGCATGGCCGCTCGCATCAAACAGGCCTGTGACGATCTGAAAAGCACTGGCACCACCTTGTTCGGCAAGTAA
- a CDS encoding threonine ammonia-lyase gives MLSLKDVRQAEQRIRPYILKSPCTYSQKLSMATCCELFLKLENFQMTGAYKQRGAFNKILKLTEQERQAGVITSSAGNHAQGVAYAAERSGIHATIVMPETTPLAKIQGTKKFNPDIVLHGNSYDEAYLKARELCEANGYTFIHPFNDPDVIAGQGTVGLELIEQCPDMETIIVPIGGGGLIAGVAVAIKEWNPKVQIIGVEAQVIPAMQKSLEAGQIVDVPYAKTIADGIAVSRVGTNTFPLVQKYVDDIVTVSEEEIANAIVLLLEQEKTLAEGAGAVGMAAVYHHKIPRMNNRKTIVLISGGNIDSNTLSTILERGLAKAGRLASFHVLVPDRPGILAELSRVIASRRANILQISHNRSYSKTSLGEAEVEFTIETRGHEHIAEVVQDLEKDGFIVHLK, from the coding sequence ATCCTGAGTTTGAAAGATGTCCGTCAGGCAGAGCAACGGATTCGTCCCTATATTTTGAAATCACCCTGCACTTATTCTCAAAAACTGAGCATGGCAACATGCTGTGAATTGTTTTTGAAACTGGAAAACTTTCAGATGACCGGCGCTTACAAACAGCGGGGAGCGTTTAATAAAATACTGAAACTGACTGAGCAGGAACGTCAGGCCGGAGTGATCACCTCGTCCGCGGGAAATCATGCACAGGGGGTGGCCTATGCCGCCGAAAGAAGCGGGATTCATGCCACCATTGTCATGCCGGAAACCACACCTCTGGCAAAAATTCAGGGTACAAAGAAATTCAATCCGGATATTGTTCTGCATGGCAACAGTTACGATGAAGCCTATCTGAAAGCCCGGGAACTTTGTGAGGCCAATGGTTACACGTTCATCCATCCGTTCAATGATCCGGATGTGATCGCGGGACAGGGAACTGTGGGGCTGGAACTCATTGAGCAGTGTCCGGACATGGAAACCATCATTGTGCCTATCGGCGGCGGTGGGCTGATCGCCGGTGTTGCGGTCGCAATCAAGGAGTGGAACCCCAAAGTTCAGATTATCGGCGTGGAGGCACAGGTGATTCCCGCCATGCAAAAAAGCCTTGAAGCCGGACAGATTGTGGATGTTCCCTATGCCAAAACGATCGCAGACGGCATTGCGGTTTCCCGTGTTGGAACCAATACGTTTCCGCTCGTACAAAAATATGTCGATGATATTGTCACCGTCAGTGAGGAAGAAATTGCCAATGCGATTGTCCTTCTGCTGGAACAGGAAAAAACGCTGGCTGAAGGTGCCGGAGCAGTTGGAATGGCCGCTGTGTACCATCATAAAATTCCCCGAATGAATAACAGAAAAACCATTGTGCTGATTTCCGGAGGGAATATTGACAGCAACACCTTATCCACCATTCTCGAACGTGGACTCGCCAAGGCCGGACGGTTGGCCAGTTTTCATGTTCTTGTTCCGGATCGGCCCGGAATTCTTGCTGAATTATCCAGGGTTATCGCGTCCCGTCGGGCCAATATCCTCCAGATTTCACACAACCGGTCCTATTCCAAAACATCGCTGGGTGAAGCGGAGGTAGAATTCACCATTGAAACCAGAGGACATGAGCATATTGCGGAAGTTGTTCAGGATCTGGAAAAAGATGGCTTCATTGTGCATCTCAAATAG
- a CDS encoding prepilin-type N-terminal cleavage/methylation domain-containing protein, whose product MFFKIKHSGFSLVEVMIVVVIIGILASLAYPSMEKYLLTSRQTEAKTNLMAVYTAQKIFHSTQRKYAADLKELGISFDQSDSAIYSYSMKTEDSEQAYLVTATGNLDSDDTIDTWTVDHMKNLINTVNDVLE is encoded by the coding sequence ATGTTTTTCAAAATCAAACACAGCGGATTTTCCCTGGTTGAAGTGATGATTGTGGTTGTCATCATCGGAATTCTGGCATCATTGGCATATCCCAGCATGGAGAAATACTTGCTGACATCCCGGCAGACAGAAGCAAAAACCAACCTGATGGCGGTTTATACGGCACAAAAAATTTTTCATTCGACACAGCGTAAATATGCCGCTGATCTGAAAGAACTTGGCATCTCGTTCGATCAGAGTGACTCCGCCATTTACAGTTATTCGATGAAAACAGAAGACAGCGAACAGGCCTATCTGGTCACCGCGACAGGGAACCTCGACAGCGATGATACGATCGACACGTGGACGGTCGATCACATGAAAAATCTGATCAACACGGTCAACGATGTTCTTGAATAA
- the mtaB gene encoding tRNA (N(6)-L-threonylcarbamoyladenosine(37)-C(2))-methylthiotransferase MtaB — MSSTNLSRRTVAFQTMGCRLNQAETNLITKSLQARGYEIVTSEEDDAEVYILNTCTVTQHSDAKNRQMIRSVHRNHPDALIAVIGCYAQMSAQEIAEIEGVKLVLGNENKLQIADFLDEARVSETPLVITPKIVKTAFTLPVMDWLNPHQTREHLKIQDGCDFMCSFCIIPFARGRSRSREFDNCLEEARALVQAGAKELVLTGVNVGTYGIHSKTLIHMLDALNQLDGLERIRISSIEPTTVEPLILQYMADPGHKLVPYLHLPLQSGSNEILEWMKRRYTREMFREDVLRAVEQVPDLCVGTDVMVGFPGETDEHFDQTWQLLDSLPVHYFHVFPYSEREGTPAVRMAGKVTPQEKQRRSEVLRKLSQWKRREFYGKALKQIRYVLFEAPKGSRIDGLTDNYIRVSVEGEAVGQYHNQVLPVFLSELREDMISGEIRTGD, encoded by the coding sequence GTGAGTTCAACAAACCTGTCCCGTCGTACAGTGGCATTCCAGACCATGGGATGCCGCCTGAATCAGGCCGAAACCAACCTCATCACCAAATCCCTTCAAGCCCGGGGCTATGAGATCGTCACTTCTGAAGAGGACGACGCGGAGGTCTATATCCTCAATACCTGCACGGTCACACAGCATTCTGACGCAAAAAACAGGCAGATGATCCGGTCGGTACATCGGAATCATCCTGACGCGCTGATTGCCGTCATTGGCTGTTATGCCCAGATGTCCGCACAGGAAATCGCGGAAATAGAGGGTGTAAAACTGGTTCTGGGTAATGAAAACAAACTTCAGATTGCTGATTTTCTGGATGAAGCCCGGGTTTCTGAAACGCCACTGGTGATTACTCCCAAAATTGTAAAAACAGCCTTCACCTTGCCGGTCATGGACTGGCTCAATCCACATCAAACCCGGGAACATCTCAAAATCCAGGATGGCTGTGATTTCATGTGTTCCTTCTGCATCATTCCCTTTGCCCGGGGCCGTTCCCGTTCGCGGGAATTTGACAATTGCCTGGAAGAAGCCCGGGCGCTGGTTCAGGCCGGTGCGAAAGAACTGGTTTTGACAGGCGTGAATGTCGGCACGTATGGCATCCATTCCAAAACATTGATCCACATGCTGGATGCGTTGAATCAACTGGATGGACTGGAACGCATCCGCATCAGTTCTATTGAACCCACCACAGTGGAGCCACTGATTCTTCAATACATGGCTGACCCGGGACATAAACTGGTGCCTTACCTGCATCTGCCGTTGCAATCCGGCTCCAATGAAATACTGGAATGGATGAAACGCCGCTATACCCGGGAGATGTTCAGGGAAGACGTATTGCGGGCTGTCGAACAAGTGCCGGATCTGTGCGTTGGAACAGATGTCATGGTTGGTTTTCCCGGAGAAACTGACGAACATTTTGATCAGACCTGGCAATTGCTGGATTCTTTGCCTGTGCATTATTTCCATGTGTTTCCCTATTCAGAGCGTGAAGGAACTCCGGCTGTGAGAATGGCCGGGAAAGTTACTCCACAGGAAAAACAGCGCCGCAGTGAAGTTTTGAGAAAATTGAGCCAATGGAAACGCCGGGAGTTTTATGGTAAAGCACTCAAGCAAATTCGTTATGTGTTGTTTGAAGCACCCAAAGGTTCCCGAATCGATGGTTTGACAGACAATTACATTCGGGTGTCTGTCGAAGGCGAAGCGGTCGGACAATATCACAATCAGGTCCTTCCTGTGTTCCTCAGTGAATTGCGGGAAGACATGATTTCAGGGGAGATCAGGACAGGGGATTAA
- a CDS encoding c-type cytochrome — protein sequence MKIFNGLMVFITLSLIGCQKDVAPNIQVNSDPEILARGQYLVHHVASCIDCHSERNWDYFSGPLVEGTEGKGGEVFPEEAGFPGNLYADNITPAGLKGWTDGEIHRAVTEGRSQDGHALFPLMPYLSYGQMATEDAHAIVAYLKTLRPIENNVPETDLNFPLNLIVRTMPMKANPQPLPERSNEVEYGRYLVTIAACADCHTQADKGEKLPGMDYAGGFEFKLPRGGTTYSANITSDNDTGIGLWTKEQFIDKFKSYDTPEAKMIPVQAGEKNTVMPWTMFAGMTREDLGAIYEYLRTIPVVSNTVTIFVPAN from the coding sequence ATGAAAATATTTAACGGTCTGATGGTTTTTATCACACTGTCATTGATCGGTTGCCAGAAAGATGTGGCCCCCAATATCCAGGTCAACAGCGATCCGGAAATTCTGGCACGTGGACAATACCTTGTGCATCATGTTGCCAGTTGTATTGATTGCCATTCCGAACGCAACTGGGACTATTTTTCCGGCCCTCTTGTTGAAGGAACTGAAGGCAAGGGAGGAGAAGTGTTTCCTGAAGAAGCCGGATTTCCCGGAAATCTCTATGCCGACAACATCACCCCTGCGGGTTTGAAGGGTTGGACTGATGGCGAAATTCACCGGGCTGTCACTGAAGGACGCTCTCAGGATGGACATGCCCTGTTTCCACTCATGCCCTATCTCTCCTATGGACAGATGGCCACTGAGGATGCTCATGCGATTGTCGCCTATCTCAAAACCTTGCGTCCCATCGAAAACAATGTTCCGGAAACCGATCTGAATTTTCCGTTGAACCTGATTGTCCGGACCATGCCCATGAAAGCGAATCCACAACCATTGCCAGAGCGCTCCAATGAAGTAGAATATGGACGCTATCTGGTTACAATTGCCGCCTGCGCAGATTGTCACACCCAGGCTGACAAAGGTGAAAAACTGCCGGGAATGGATTATGCCGGCGGGTTTGAATTCAAACTCCCGCGAGGTGGTACCACCTATTCAGCCAACATCACCTCGGATAATGACACAGGTATTGGACTCTGGACCAAAGAGCAGTTCATCGACAAATTCAAAAGTTATGACACTCCTGAAGCAAAAATGATTCCGGTACAAGCCGGTGAAAAAAACACCGTAATGCCCTGGACCATGTTTGCCGGGATGACCCGCGAAGATCTGGGCGCAATCTATGAATACCTCCGTACAATTCCAGTAGTCAGCAATACAGTAACCATTTTTGTTCCTGCAAATTGA
- a CDS encoding HAD-IIB family hydrolase, with amino-acid sequence MNIQWIVASDIDGTLTGDREALNSLGHQISLLRKKGELRLFLVTGRRLDQVLEGFQTEGIPESDAIISQVGTEIFMPPYSRTMSPMPEWETKLRSQFSRAQAVSFLEGIEGLEMQPDVFNTPLKVSAYLDKAPDPDKAAAKIQERVLAFGTGYQVIWSSGRDLDILPSDSGKGKAIWFLMEHLKLTQAQLVVAGDTGNDCSMFAEMRSGVVVCNATPELKQFVKSHPSLSIYQAREKYAAGVAEGLRHFGVIQ; translated from the coding sequence ATGAATATTCAATGGATTGTCGCATCGGATATTGATGGAACCCTGACTGGGGATCGTGAGGCACTCAACAGTCTGGGACATCAGATCAGCTTGTTGAGAAAAAAGGGGGAACTGCGACTGTTTTTGGTAACAGGACGTCGATTGGATCAGGTGCTGGAGGGTTTTCAGACTGAGGGCATTCCTGAATCAGACGCCATCATTTCACAGGTGGGCACAGAAATTTTTATGCCACCTTACTCCAGAACAATGTCCCCCATGCCTGAATGGGAAACAAAGTTGCGTTCACAATTTTCCAGAGCTCAGGCTGTCTCATTTCTGGAGGGCATTGAAGGACTGGAAATGCAACCCGATGTGTTCAATACACCGCTGAAAGTCAGTGCCTATCTGGATAAAGCTCCCGATCCGGATAAAGCCGCGGCCAAGATTCAGGAACGGGTTCTGGCCTTTGGAACCGGGTATCAGGTGATCTGGTCCAGCGGTCGTGATCTGGATATTTTGCCGTCTGATTCCGGCAAAGGAAAAGCGATATGGTTTTTAATGGAACATCTCAAATTGACTCAGGCTCAATTGGTTGTCGCCGGAGATACCGGAAATGACTGTTCCATGTTTGCGGAAATGAGATCAGGAGTGGTTGTCTGCAATGCGACACCTGAACTTAAACAATTTGTAAAATCTCACCCGTCTCTCTCCATTTATCAGGCCCGCGAGAAATACGCCGCAGGAGTGGCAGAAGGTCTGCGTCATTTCGGTGTGATTCAATAA
- a CDS encoding translation initiation factor Sui1 — translation MKSKDNRNEGLVYSTEFGKGCPTCGKPLAQCRCQQKKAGIPNDGIVRVGRETKGRKGSGVTVITGIPLEETALKKLATQLKQKCGTGGTLKAGVIEIQGDHRDSLMNELTKLGYTVKRSGG, via the coding sequence ATGAAATCTAAAGATAACAGGAATGAGGGCCTTGTTTATTCCACTGAGTTTGGCAAGGGGTGTCCCACGTGTGGTAAACCCTTGGCACAATGTCGTTGCCAGCAGAAAAAAGCAGGCATTCCCAATGATGGCATTGTACGGGTAGGTCGCGAAACCAAGGGACGTAAAGGTTCCGGCGTGACAGTGATTACCGGTATTCCTCTGGAGGAGACTGCTCTTAAAAAATTGGCAACCCAACTGAAACAAAAATGTGGAACAGGTGGGACCCTCAAAGCCGGCGTGATCGAGATTCAAGGCGATCACCGGGATTCACTCATGAACGAACTGACCAAATTGGGCTATACCGTCAAACGCTCCGGTGGATAA
- a CDS encoding phosphoribosylformylglycinamidine synthase subunit PurQ — MKTLILSGYGLNCEKETAHCCQKAGGKVDVIHTSLLIHEKIRLSDYQFMVFIGGFLDGDNLGAGRLGANRLKFTYLPEHSTYLQDEFAQFIEAGKLVLGICNGFQVMVKMGILPATTQTIGMQELSLTNNRNGRFEDRWVNLKVNSKSSCVFTRGMESVYLPIRHGEGRIEASEELIRTLTNEQQIPLQYATPEDQATEEFPYNPNGSPLGIAAISNKQGNVLGLMPHPEAFNHYTNHPHWTRLPHIREDGDGMAFFYNAYRYLQS, encoded by the coding sequence ATGAAAACTTTGATTCTTTCAGGCTATGGACTGAACTGTGAAAAAGAAACCGCTCACTGCTGTCAAAAAGCTGGCGGCAAAGTGGATGTGATTCATACATCGTTATTGATTCATGAAAAAATCCGTCTATCTGATTATCAGTTTATGGTGTTCATCGGCGGATTTCTGGATGGCGACAATCTTGGGGCGGGGCGTTTGGGCGCAAATCGGCTGAAATTCACGTATCTTCCAGAACATTCCACGTACCTGCAGGATGAATTCGCTCAATTCATTGAAGCGGGCAAACTGGTGTTGGGAATCTGCAATGGCTTTCAGGTGATGGTTAAAATGGGGATACTTCCGGCAACAACACAGACCATCGGTATGCAGGAATTGTCACTCACCAACAACCGGAATGGGCGTTTTGAAGACCGCTGGGTGAATTTGAAGGTCAATTCAAAATCCTCATGTGTCTTTACCCGGGGAATGGAAAGTGTTTACTTGCCGATTCGTCATGGTGAAGGACGCATTGAGGCCTCAGAAGAACTGATCCGTACTCTGACAAACGAGCAGCAAATTCCGTTGCAATATGCGACACCTGAAGATCAGGCAACGGAAGAATTTCCTTATAACCCGAATGGTTCCCCGTTGGGCATTGCCGCAATCAGCAATAAACAAGGCAATGTCCTGGGACTCATGCCACATCCTGAGGCCTTCAATCATTACACCAACCATCCGCATTGGACCCGGTTGCCCCACATCCGGGAAGATGGCGATGGCATGGCCTTTTTTTATAATGCTTACCGCTATCTTCAGAGTTAG